The Chloroflexota bacterium DNA window CCAGGCAAAACGGCAAAAGAAACGACATCGGCAAGCATGTCAATGGCGCCCCCAATCTCGCTTTTTACATTCAGTTTGGATGCAACCATACCATCAACAGCGTCAAAAATAACGGCCAAAAACATCCACCACATACCCTGAACAAATTTTTCATCAACCAGGAGCATCATTGCCACAAAACCACAAGCGACGTTTGTGAATGTTAAGAAATTGGGGATGTGGTTTTTGATTGAATTCATGAGTCTTCTATCCTGACCTAGTTACATTTTCCCAGCGTTTTCCTACTATGCGACAAAAGCCCTACGCCGAAATTTATACCATCCCCCTGTTGTTCGCGCTCACACAATACACTATAATTACGATATTCGCACTTTGGGAATTATATCACGCATGGTTGGTTGATTGTGTTTAAAAAGACGGGATGCCCACGGAACAACAATGACTGAGAGTATTTTCTTTCAGTATGGTTATGCCGGACTTTTCGCGGTTAGTTTCCTTTCGGCCACATTATTACCATTGGCCTCAGAGGCTTTTGTAGCTTTGATGCCGGGCGCGGGCTATAACATTTGGTGGGTGTTGATCTTTGCTACAGTCGGAAACTTTCTGGGGTCGTTGACAAATTACTTTATCGGCAAATGGGGCAGCAATTTTGTACTGGCGCGCTTCGTCCGCACCGATGAAAAGAAAATGCAACGCGCCAAGGAACTTTTTAACCGCTGGGGCACGCCGGTATTATTCTTCTCCTGGATTCCAATCATCGGGGATCCGTTAACTGTTGTGGGTGGCATTATGGATATTCGCCTCACCACGTTTACTCTTTGGGTGCTTTCCGGAAAAGTGTTGCGTTATCTGATTATATTGAGTTTAGTTCAGTTTGTTGTGTAAAAGGTTTACTATCATCGCATCCCCGGCAGATTCCACTGTCGGCGAAATGCGCATAGTACTGACAGGGAGATACAAATGGAATTCATTAATATCCCAACCGAACAGACAACTGCAGCAACGAACGCTGTCATTGTCGTATTTATGCTAGCCTTTATTGCGTATTTCCGGCGCTTTGGCAATAAAGATCGCTGGAAGGTCAATCTCTGGCTGTGGGCGGCTGGTTTG harbors:
- a CDS encoding DedA family protein — encoded protein: MTESIFFQYGYAGLFAVSFLSATLLPLASEAFVALMPGAGYNIWWVLIFATVGNFLGSLTNYFIGKWGSNFVLARFVRTDEKKMQRAKELFNRWGTPVLFFSWIPIIGDPLTVVGGIMDIRLTTFTLWVLSGKVLRYLIILSLVQFVV